The following coding sequences are from one Streptomyces angustmyceticus window:
- a CDS encoding haloacid dehalogenase-like hydrolase codes for MAPMLSRLRLAAVNIDGVVLNDTFSPVIHRFLVSRGCAYTAEVERSIFSQPRSVAGRILAQAIDEPVTPEDALDLYFRERAHYLETHPVRLNGGAVELLERLRGLGLQIICYGGLAKDHFDEFLRAYADLFDNPGYICTDTFRPGIQEIITEYFGFTYDEAVFIDDVANVGLAAKELNVPFIGHPTNFEYSFQPRLMREIGVRHVVESLHAVDEGLLHRVDREAALGSVWRA; via the coding sequence ATGGCACCTATGCTCAGCCGGCTGCGCTTAGCCGCAGTCAACATCGACGGCGTCGTACTCAACGACACCTTCAGCCCGGTCATCCACCGATTCCTGGTCAGCAGGGGGTGTGCGTACACCGCCGAGGTGGAACGCAGCATCTTCTCGCAGCCACGAAGCGTCGCGGGCCGGATCCTCGCCCAGGCGATCGACGAACCCGTCACACCTGAAGATGCGTTAGATCTGTACTTCAGGGAGCGTGCGCACTACCTGGAGACCCATCCGGTGAGGCTCAACGGTGGGGCGGTGGAACTTCTGGAGCGGCTGCGTGGGTTGGGGCTCCAGATCATTTGCTATGGCGGCCTGGCCAAGGACCACTTCGACGAGTTTCTCAGAGCGTACGCCGACCTCTTCGACAACCCCGGGTACATCTGCACTGACACGTTCCGGCCCGGCATCCAGGAGATCATCACGGAGTACTTCGGCTTCACGTACGACGAGGCCGTCTTCATCGACGACGTGGCGAACGTGGGCCTGGCGGCCAAGGAGCTCAATGTGCCGTTCATCGGCCACCCCACCAACTTCGAGTACAGCTTTCAGCCGCGGTTGATGCGCGAGATCGGCGTGCGGCACGTGGTTGAATCCCTGCACGCCGTCGACGAGGGCCTACTGCACAGGGTGGACCGGGAGGCAGCCCTCGGCAGCGTCTGGAGGGCCTGA
- a CDS encoding ScbA/BarX family gamma-butyrolactone biosynthesis protein: protein MDPSAVLASVASRVPREYVHKEDESEVLLTGCRASGPDTFLVTARWPIDHGFYHPVHGLFDPLLGAESIRQAVPLLSHVAYGVPFGHKQSWGYYRQNLDPTALESDGSTAEIELRIACTDVIRRTGGLASLTMRVDMFREGLPLGTAELGFRNHPPAIYKRLRRRYADIDWATSRAIPAVPPTAPQRVSREQLADVVLSTTDSPNCSRLRADLSHRVLFDHPVDHVPGMLLLEAARQSAHEAAHPRPTVAVGLDAVFRRYVELDAPCWIQSRCELPLDDGQPVGVDAVQHGEELFTCTVTLASAP from the coding sequence ATGGATCCCAGTGCAGTGCTGGCTTCCGTCGCTTCGCGCGTGCCCAGGGAGTACGTGCACAAGGAGGATGAGTCCGAGGTCCTCCTCACCGGGTGCAGAGCGAGCGGCCCGGACACTTTTCTTGTCACTGCACGCTGGCCCATCGACCACGGCTTTTACCATCCTGTGCATGGCCTGTTCGACCCGCTGCTCGGTGCGGAGTCGATCCGGCAGGCGGTACCACTGCTCAGTCATGTCGCATACGGTGTGCCGTTCGGGCACAAGCAGTCATGGGGCTACTACCGCCAGAACCTCGATCCCACAGCTCTGGAGAGCGACGGGTCCACTGCTGAAATCGAGCTGCGCATCGCCTGCACCGACGTCATCCGTCGAACGGGAGGGCTGGCTTCGCTCACCATGCGAGTCGACATGTTCCGCGAGGGCTTGCCGCTCGGCACGGCGGAGTTAGGCTTCCGCAATCATCCGCCGGCAATCTACAAGCGGTTGCGTCGCAGATATGCGGACATCGACTGGGCCACAAGCCGGGCCATACCTGCCGTACCTCCGACAGCTCCCCAGCGAGTCTCCCGCGAACAACTGGCGGACGTCGTTCTGTCGACGACTGACTCGCCCAACTGCAGCCGGTTGCGCGCGGACCTCTCGCATCGTGTTCTCTTCGATCATCCGGTCGACCATGTCCCTGGCATGCTCCTGCTCGAGGCTGCACGCCAGTCCGCCCACGAAGCGGCGCACCCGAGACCAACGGTGGCGGTCGGACTCGATGCCGTCTTCCGGCGCTACGTAGAGCTGGATGCTCCGTGCTGGATTCAATCCAGGTGCGAACTGCCGCTCGACGACGGGCAGCCAGTGGGCGTCGACGCCGTTCAGCACGGAGAAGAGCTCTTTACCTGCACGGTCACACTCGCATCTGCCCCGTGA
- a CDS encoding SDR family NAD(P)-dependent oxidoreductase — translation MITGASSGIGAAASRLFAEEGAAVVLMARRRDRLTRLAEEIRAAGGSAVAVQGDVASSKAVERAVAAAVDTFGRLDAAFNNAGYASVGTLLHEMDDEEYTRTMDVNVRGVWNCLHHQIPAMQASGGGAIVNTSSVAGVLASSASAAYVAAKHAVIGLTRAAAREYGPCGIRVNALVVGSTRTEMMDQVLSGSPWLEERFVRHTLRRRMAAPDEIAQAAAWLCSERSEFVTGAALPVDGGRTAV, via the coding sequence ATGATTACCGGGGCGTCCAGCGGCATCGGCGCGGCGGCGAGTCGGCTGTTCGCCGAGGAGGGAGCCGCTGTGGTGCTCATGGCGCGGCGCAGGGACCGTCTCACACGCCTCGCGGAGGAGATCCGCGCGGCGGGCGGGTCCGCGGTCGCCGTCCAGGGCGACGTGGCATCGTCCAAGGCCGTCGAACGGGCCGTCGCGGCAGCCGTCGACACCTTCGGACGGCTGGACGCGGCCTTCAACAATGCCGGTTACGCCAGCGTCGGGACTCTTTTGCACGAGATGGACGACGAGGAGTACACCCGGACCATGGACGTCAACGTGCGGGGCGTCTGGAACTGTCTGCATCATCAGATCCCGGCAATGCAGGCGTCCGGCGGCGGGGCAATAGTGAACACCTCAAGCGTCGCCGGCGTACTCGCCTCCAGTGCGTCCGCCGCGTACGTGGCCGCCAAGCACGCGGTGATCGGTCTGACCCGAGCCGCCGCGCGGGAATACGGTCCTTGTGGGATCCGGGTCAACGCCCTGGTCGTGGGCAGCACACGAACCGAGATGATGGACCAAGTACTGTCTGGTTCGCCTTGGTTGGAAGAGCGCTTCGTCAGACACACACTGCGCCGGCGTATGGCTGCCCCTGATGAGATCGCCCAGGCCGCAGCCTGGCTCTGCAGCGAGCGATCCGAGTTCGTGACCGGCGCGGCCCTGCCCGTCGACGGCGGGAGAACAGCGGTCTGA
- a CDS encoding ParB/RepB/Spo0J family partition protein, translating into MSSLKDGDSPRAGGIDPDHVQALAESPRGFDPILVHRATRQVIDGMHRLQAAVLRGERDIAVRYLDGPADEVFIQAVRANITHGLPLTLKDRKLAAERILRMHPAWSDRAIARITDLSPKTVGAARRRSTEDIPQPNTRVGQDGRARPADPALRREIARTLLAERPGVPLREVAAFAGISVSTAHDVSRRMRGGEQPESAGVSRTDKRGTRSTVAGVRRDPDVGRNRVTALRSLASDPSLRLTEPGRALVRWLSARALDIEAGERLLAAVPPHCAVTVADLAQCYAEEWERFARELSRPQEQEDAQRAG; encoded by the coding sequence GTGAGCAGCCTCAAGGACGGCGACTCACCCCGGGCCGGCGGCATCGATCCGGACCACGTCCAGGCCCTCGCCGAGTCGCCCCGGGGCTTCGACCCGATCCTCGTGCACCGTGCCACGCGCCAAGTGATCGACGGCATGCACCGGTTACAGGCGGCGGTGCTACGGGGCGAGCGCGATATCGCGGTCCGCTACCTCGACGGCCCGGCCGACGAGGTCTTCATCCAGGCCGTCAGGGCGAACATCACCCACGGCCTGCCGCTGACCCTCAAGGACCGCAAGCTCGCGGCCGAGCGGATCCTGCGGATGCACCCCGCCTGGTCGGACCGGGCGATCGCCCGGATCACGGACCTGTCCCCGAAGACTGTGGGGGCGGCCCGCAGGCGCTCGACCGAGGATATTCCTCAGCCGAACACGCGCGTCGGGCAGGACGGCCGTGCCCGCCCGGCCGACCCGGCCCTGCGCCGGGAGATCGCCCGGACCCTGCTGGCCGAACGCCCCGGGGTCCCGTTGCGCGAGGTGGCCGCCTTCGCAGGGATCTCCGTCAGCACCGCCCACGACGTCTCCCGGCGCATGCGCGGCGGTGAGCAGCCGGAGTCGGCCGGAGTGAGCCGGACCGACAAACGCGGGACCCGGTCCACCGTGGCGGGGGTGCGCAGAGATCCCGACGTGGGCCGCAATCGGGTGACGGCGCTGCGCAGTCTGGCGAGCGACCCCTCGCTCCGGCTGACCGAACCGGGGCGTGCGCTGGTGCGGTGGCTGAGCGCGCGGGCTCTGGATATCGAAGCAGGCGAGCGGCTGCTGGCCGCCGTGCCGCCGCACTGCGCGGTCACGGTCGCCGATCTGGCCCAGTGCTACGCCGAGGAGTGGGAGCGGTTCGCCCGGGAACTCTCCCGCCCGCAGGAGCAGGAGGACGCGCAGCGCGCGGGCTGA
- a CDS encoding helix-turn-helix domain-containing protein: MRQRQMFLLEQPGFGARLREIRQARGMLQSELTGPGMSPAYLSRLESGNRPPTERALAYLSDKLGVPAEIFRRDDPDEAAQQLAVALSSSATEDIDIVPLLLRSLERPGAMDPALRWQALWILAETYSAQEDRDQEQSVLRDLVALGTAIGNPRLEVRGRTRLARCLRDGGRLREALGAARDAHALAVAAAMPPPDTARALLALVLLEADTGRHNEAASHTEELLALTAALPLRLGAEALCTASTVRVRQKRHAEAVRLLEQALERLDPGAGPHSGDILPWLRLRLAAAWLFLQMPPRGPAEAGRRLREAAPVVDLLGNAACRREFLLLRSYLAFHQGDHTTARELCDRVGEDGGRLAFRDRIRLRALRSQLALFHEHGERSVELTGLARQAERAGDVRLTAEDRRSAVLPTR; the protein is encoded by the coding sequence ATGCGGCAGCGACAGATGTTTCTCCTGGAGCAGCCGGGGTTCGGGGCCCGGCTACGGGAGATCAGGCAGGCTCGCGGCATGCTGCAGTCGGAGCTGACCGGCCCGGGCATGTCACCGGCCTATCTCTCACGCCTCGAGTCCGGCAACCGGCCTCCGACGGAACGGGCCCTCGCGTACCTCAGCGACAAACTCGGCGTTCCCGCCGAGATCTTCCGCCGGGACGATCCCGACGAAGCCGCACAGCAGCTCGCGGTGGCGCTCTCCAGCAGCGCCACCGAGGACATCGACATCGTGCCGCTGCTGCTGCGCAGCCTGGAACGGCCCGGCGCGATGGACCCCGCCCTGCGCTGGCAGGCACTGTGGATCCTCGCCGAGACCTACAGCGCTCAGGAGGACCGGGACCAGGAACAGTCCGTCCTCCGGGACCTCGTCGCACTCGGCACCGCCATCGGCAACCCCCGCCTCGAGGTCCGCGGCCGGACCCGGCTCGCCCGCTGCCTGCGGGACGGCGGCCGGCTCCGGGAAGCACTGGGCGCCGCGCGCGACGCCCACGCGCTCGCCGTCGCCGCGGCCATGCCACCGCCGGACACAGCCCGCGCGCTCCTGGCCCTCGTCCTGCTGGAGGCCGACACGGGGCGGCACAACGAAGCCGCCTCCCACACGGAGGAGTTGCTGGCCCTCACGGCAGCACTGCCCCTGCGGCTGGGCGCCGAGGCCCTGTGTACGGCAAGCACGGTACGTGTCCGCCAGAAACGGCACGCGGAAGCCGTCCGGCTGCTCGAACAGGCCCTGGAACGGCTCGATCCCGGCGCGGGCCCGCACTCCGGGGACATCCTGCCCTGGCTGCGGCTGCGGTTGGCCGCGGCGTGGCTGTTCCTCCAGATGCCCCCGCGCGGCCCGGCCGAGGCCGGGCGCCGACTGCGCGAGGCCGCTCCTGTCGTCGACCTGCTGGGCAACGCCGCCTGCCGCCGCGAGTTCCTGCTGCTCCGCTCGTATCTCGCCTTCCACCAGGGCGATCACACCACCGCGCGCGAACTGTGCGACCGCGTCGGCGAGGACGGCGGGCGCCTCGCCTTCCGGGACCGAATCCGCCTCCGGGCGCTGCGCAGCCAGCTGGCTCTCTTCCACGAGCACGGCGAGCGCAGCGTGGAGCTGACCGGCCTGGCGCGCCAGGCCGAGCGGGCGGGCGACGTCCGCCTCACGGCCGAGGATCGGCGCTCGGCCGTCCTGCCGACGCGGTAG
- a CDS encoding NAD(P)/FAD-dependent oxidoreductase, whose amino-acid sequence MPASYEPAVDLAVVGAGPSGLYAAYYAGFRGLTTAVLDTLPHVGGQVAAMYPEKLIYDVAAHPAIKGRDLVDNLFRQAAPFEPRYLLGQTVTTLDRSGSGWVLETNRGARVRASAVVIAAGLGRFVPRRLPTASDYEGRGLVYHVPRLAEHRGRDVVVAGGGDSAVDWALALAPIARSVTLVHRRTTFRAHEHSVRQLRATPVRVITNAQITRCMGEPRLETVEVQAGEELLTLPAHTLVTALGFSAHLGPIAEWGIDLEYRQIKVDATMQSNLSRVYAVGDGCTYPGRVPLISVGFGEAATAVNHAAVALRPGERLTPGHSSDTVPPPQLTMSPIAVA is encoded by the coding sequence ATGCCCGCGTCATATGAGCCAGCTGTCGATCTAGCCGTCGTCGGTGCTGGACCAAGCGGACTCTACGCCGCCTATTACGCCGGATTCCGGGGTCTGACCACCGCCGTCCTGGACACACTGCCGCACGTCGGCGGCCAGGTGGCAGCCATGTATCCGGAAAAACTGATTTACGATGTCGCCGCGCATCCAGCGATCAAGGGACGAGACCTCGTCGACAACCTGTTCCGGCAGGCGGCGCCGTTCGAGCCGCGCTACCTTCTGGGGCAGACCGTCACGACGCTGGACCGCAGCGGCTCAGGGTGGGTATTGGAAACCAACCGCGGAGCCCGCGTACGTGCCAGTGCTGTAGTCATCGCCGCCGGTCTTGGCAGGTTCGTGCCACGCAGGCTGCCGACAGCCAGTGACTACGAGGGCCGTGGGCTGGTGTACCACGTGCCACGCCTTGCCGAGCACCGTGGTCGTGACGTGGTGGTGGCCGGCGGCGGGGACAGCGCGGTGGACTGGGCGCTCGCCCTCGCTCCCATCGCCCGCTCTGTCACCCTCGTGCACCGACGGACCACATTCCGTGCCCACGAGCACAGCGTTCGGCAGCTGCGTGCCACGCCGGTGCGCGTCATCACCAACGCCCAGATCACGCGCTGCATGGGGGAACCACGCCTCGAAACGGTCGAAGTCCAAGCCGGCGAAGAACTCCTGACGCTACCCGCTCACACGCTGGTCACCGCGCTCGGCTTCTCCGCACACCTCGGGCCCATCGCCGAATGGGGTATCGATCTGGAATACCGGCAGATCAAGGTCGACGCGACCATGCAGAGCAACCTCTCCCGGGTCTACGCGGTCGGGGACGGGTGCACTTACCCCGGCCGGGTGCCCCTCATCTCTGTCGGCTTCGGCGAGGCTGCGACCGCCGTCAATCACGCCGCCGTGGCCCTGAGGCCCGGAGAGCGTCTCACGCCCGGCCACTCCTCGGACACTGTCCCTCCGCCCCAACTGACCATGTCGCCCATTGCTGTTGCTTGA
- a CDS encoding TetR/AcrR family transcriptional regulator, which yields MVAQERSARTRQRLVHAAAVEIDENGYERATLTRICKYAQLSIGALTFHFNSKRDLADAVRADARALTNDRMKQVAHGHAPGLDCLIHLTGELAHLLETEVVVRSAARLERDCPGDGGWLESWLPAVRCLLREAQRSEELRPGVDPQVMTALAVHLVTGAETFARASAGGADPHLPAVATQLERMWEVVLRGAVATP from the coding sequence GTGGTGGCTCAGGAGAGGTCTGCCCGCACTCGACAGCGGCTGGTGCACGCCGCAGCCGTCGAGATCGACGAGAATGGTTATGAAAGGGCCACACTGACTCGAATCTGCAAGTATGCCCAACTTTCCATAGGGGCGCTCACGTTTCACTTCAACTCCAAGCGTGACCTTGCCGACGCAGTGCGGGCTGATGCCCGCGCGCTCACGAACGACCGGATGAAGCAGGTCGCGCACGGACACGCCCCGGGGCTGGACTGCCTGATTCACCTGACCGGGGAGCTCGCACACCTCTTGGAGACAGAGGTGGTCGTGCGGTCGGCAGCTCGGCTGGAGCGGGACTGCCCAGGTGACGGCGGCTGGCTGGAGTCATGGCTCCCCGCGGTGCGGTGCCTGCTGCGGGAGGCGCAGCGGTCCGAGGAGCTTCGACCGGGAGTTGACCCTCAGGTCATGACCGCACTGGCTGTGCACCTCGTAACCGGCGCCGAAACCTTCGCCCGCGCCAGCGCAGGAGGGGCCGATCCGCATCTCCCGGCCGTGGCCACACAGTTGGAGCGCATGTGGGAGGTGGTGCTGCGGGGGGCAGTGGCCACTCCCTGA
- a CDS encoding ScbR family autoregulator-binding transcription factor, translated as MGSARQERAILTRKALIRAAAEVFDESGFAGASISRILQRAGMTAGALYFHFSSKEDLAKAVMNAQPGTIVPLLDSEGLQQLVDITLIWARRLQTDPLLRAGVRLTGEQETFGMRDSTPYQEWSQVMEECLRVAQHKGELQAGVEPWELAELLVESCTGMQMYAAAKSCRADLPDRVVRMWRLLLPGVAVPAVVARTEVNPTRAMPIGEAVAPAGPSD; from the coding sequence GTGGGGTCAGCCAGGCAAGAGCGGGCGATACTGACACGCAAGGCGCTCATTCGCGCGGCGGCGGAGGTGTTCGATGAGAGCGGCTTCGCCGGCGCCAGCATCAGTCGCATCCTTCAGCGTGCGGGGATGACGGCAGGAGCCTTGTACTTCCACTTCAGCTCCAAGGAAGACCTTGCCAAGGCCGTGATGAACGCTCAGCCCGGCACGATCGTGCCGTTGCTCGACTCGGAGGGGCTCCAGCAGTTGGTCGACATCACGTTGATCTGGGCCCGCCGCCTGCAGACCGACCCGCTGCTGCGTGCGGGAGTCCGGCTCACAGGGGAGCAGGAAACCTTCGGAATGCGCGACTCCACCCCCTATCAAGAGTGGAGTCAAGTGATGGAAGAGTGTTTGCGGGTTGCCCAGCACAAGGGCGAGCTGCAGGCGGGCGTTGAACCGTGGGAGCTTGCCGAGTTGCTCGTCGAGTCCTGTACCGGCATGCAGATGTATGCGGCTGCCAAGAGTTGCCGAGCGGATCTTCCGGACCGCGTGGTCCGCATGTGGCGACTTTTGCTGCCAGGCGTCGCCGTGCCGGCCGTGGTTGCCCGAACCGAAGTGAATCCCACCCGTGCCATGCCGATCGGTGAGGCGGTGGCCCCGGCGGGGCCCTCTGACTGA